The sequence AAGAATAGAGACAATCAGATCAAGATTAGGGTAGACACATATATAGGTCGTAAAGGAACCCAACATAGGCCCAATTGCGCCTAATGGACACCTGGCCGGTGCATCACTCCACAAAGACCTATTGCTCACTTGGGCTGGCCATAAGGCTATGTTGCATGCCAATTAACACTACAAGAAGTAGGGGGTCTACCGACGCATACATGCGTCATCAGAAAAAAAATGCATCGAAAAAAGCTATGTCGATGCAGAAATGGACGTCGAGAAGTGTGTCATGAGTGTCGTGTCATGAAAGGAAACGTTGACGTAGAAACGAGATGACGTCGGCAAAGGGGTAATGCTGATGTATGATTCACCGAAATTGCCGACATGTTGACGTACCTTATGACGATAATGCGTCGTTAGAGTCACCCATTCTCGACGCATTTGTTGCATCGGGAAAACCTTTTTATAATGTTTTAttatctaatttttattttttttgctatcagaatcgaattcaatttaaattctttcaaatactaaaaataattaacgtaaatttaataaaataacaaatgaaatttatattaaaattaattcaaatatatcaaaaatACATGTTTGTAGTTCAAAAAGTACATGAATTATGAAAACTAAAAACAGAGAACCAAAAACATAATCTAAGCGCCGTTCAGAAAGTTCCCCATGCCTACGTACCTACAATTACatgaaattaagtttaaatatatatcaccaataagaaattaagaaggtaaaagttgaaaattactTACCTCAATGAAATCAAGGTCCTCTCAAAGTCCGAGTGAGTTCTTCAatcattttcttcatttcttccatctGGCTACCATTTTCTTTGTGCTTCCAGTTACTTTCTTCTTCTACTTTTCGAAGACGAGCTTTTAGCTTGTTAACCTTCCTGGCATGCATCTCTCCCTTGTGGAATGTAGACGAAGAACCGTTAGCAGATTGTCAGAACTTTCGCCTGGGGCCCCAACCAAGACCCCTTTTGAGTAGCCCGATCGTCTACACATATATAGGTCGTAAAGGAACCCAGAGAGTGATTGAGAATCCTTTGGATAGGTTGAgactggagttccagcatttgattttgcaataaatttttttattaattaagtaaaaCATGTAAATTAAATGTTGTGTAAAATAAGACAAAAGTATTGCAGAAACTTACTTGAGCATCTGTAGTCGCCGGCAAAACTAGTTGGCCACCCTAGCATTATTTCCTTGAATAATTCCACACAATCGATTAGATGACCTCGTCGTTCAACGAGCTCTTGCTGACATTGCAGAAACGACTTAGCACCGCTATTGTGGTTGTAGGACCAATTCGCTTTAGCAGCCTTATTCATCGATGATTGCTCTTACATGCAAACAATCGAAATGTTACATAAAAAAACTGAACTACCGTTTGAGAACATTAAAGTTTTAAATCACCTAAAACTGTTGACTAAGGTAGTGGTTGCATAGGAAGTGTCAATCTTGCATACGCATCCTCAATCTAGGGGGTGGGTGGCACGAGCCATTTCAAGATCATTGAACTTCTTAAAATGGCAGTGGTTCTATCTTCTAAACTCCTTCTAGCAGGTGAGCATTTAATGCTTAACAAACTGAGTAAGTGTTGGATCTGTGCAATTTAGCACGAACCATTGCCacaaaagaaaagtacacatgGATTAGgaatctatatatatacatataggtAACATATATGTACGGGTGATTTAAAAACTTACCTGTAAACCACCTTTCATGAGCTCAATGTACTCCTGTGTAACGTCATTCCACTTAAAAAAACGAATTGGAAAAAATCCCGAATTAACATGTCAATGGTATTGCTGAAGCGAACGACATGTGGCGAGATCGACTTATCTTGTCTTGGAGCGATAGATGTGGGGATCTTCCCGTTTTGTGCAATATATCTATCCTACTCCAGGCTCCTTGAGTGCTCCCGTCTCCTAGGAGTGCGAGTAGTAGGTTGAGAGGCATCTACAAgaacaaaataattttagaaatagaACTCCAAACTTATGCAATTAATTACTTATGTAACGGTGACTAACCTGATGTGTCGCCCACCGATGATGTGCCTCCTACGTTATTAAACTCCTCGATGTTAAAATCAAATAGAGAACCACTCTCATCAAAACCGACAGGAAAATTAGACATAGTACCTAAGGAcatataaaccaaaattaattaaacatatgagAGTACTAActgaatatatataaaaattgaaatatatgTGAATACATGATTCATCGGTTATTATTATTTGTGATCGCCTGATTCGCCTTAAACAGATAATTAGTCATCATCATCGTTTATAAAGTCGTCAACGACATGATGCACAATCGATCTTTCCACTATTGTAGGATCAACATCAAGTCTACACAGGGTGTCATCCTCAATGTGATTAGCTACACGATGTTCAACAACGATTTCGGGTATGTTTAGTTGTTGATCCTCAACATCATCCACTTCAGGCACATACCATATACTTTTGAATAACCTTTCAATTGACACCATATTTAGGTCGTCAATGTAAAAGACTTGATGTGCCTAGATTGCGAGAATGACTGATTctttaagaaacaaaaaacgAGACGTGTTGATTGATTTGTACCCCAATTCCACATGTGTCCTATGGTTTTTGCTCTTGTCTATGTCAAATCATCTACACTCGAATAGCCAAATACGACGTCCCATCGGATATTGAATGGAAAGAACTTCATCTAATACACCGTAACAATTGTTGTCGTCGCTTCCACTGGCACTACTTTCACCGACTACCATGACTCCACTATTTTGTGTTGTGCGTCGAAAATCACGATCTATCGTGTAAAATTGTACCCCACCCACGATGCATCCACTGTAGGATTGAACATCAAGTGAAGGTCAcatcgcaagtgagaagaaatcgtgCGAAAGGTTGTCCCTTTCACGCGTTTTGATGACCTGAAATTATTTTGTTGATGAATATATAAGTCTGAAATAAGTCTAAGTAAATTCATAATGGATTTATGTATTCCACATACATATCTGATCTTTGAACCAATTAGGAAATGCTTGTTGATGTCTTTTGAATAAGTCGATAGTGTTGTTTGTCTAACGGCGTATCAACCTCAAGTGtaactcttttttttaaaaaaaatacaattaatttatttattaaataattttaatataattaaattaattttatttaaattatataatatataaaaataattaataaatcagATATTATACATTTGATTTAAATTGaatcatattaaaaaaatttgagaaaacTCTAAATCTAATATGAATCTTAtccataattaattaatatttgaatctTATTAAAATATTCATCTCTTTTATAATATAAGTTTGAATCTTATAATGTAATGTATCTGTATTTAtcatattaattgtatcatacacaattaattttctaatttaatttgaacaatttaaaTTAGTTCAAAAGCAATTAATTCTTATTTAATTCTTATTGAGCTGGCAAAAGAATCTAATAGATCTACGGATTAAAAGATTAAGTAGATATAAATCGACCCTTCACAAATACACATAActacaattggatcaaattactATTTGTTTATTAGATAATTCATCTAATAAGCAAACGATTTATAGTTTTGACTATAAATTAACTCATCTTGGGCCTTAGTGTTCAAGGAATGACGTAGTTAATTAATTGTTGTTTATCACGAAAAACAAACaatcgaaagaaaaaaaagtacggttcatattttattcaaacAAAGATGAATAGAATCGcttgatagaaaaaaaaaaacagtaatTATCGAAAGATAGATCAtgaagaataaaaaacaaaaaaacaaaaaatttaaagtcTATAAAATAAGGGTTGAGGTGGGAGATGTGGTTAACAAATtcacaaaattaattaattgaggAAAAAAGGAGAGGACAAATTTAAGAGCATTGGCGGAGGGAACCCCACCTTATCTGACGACATGCTTTCTTGGGACTAAAAAACTGCTTCTTTCTTTCTACAAAAACACACGGAAATGGAAACCAAAAATTCattagagaaaaataaaagaattatgAGTCTTCTAATCCATCGCTTTCAGTGTTGATTTCCAAATACAAATGGCTCTTCCTAGTAGACCCATTGAATGCTGAACCAGATGCGGATCAGACTCCATTTAACACCCTCTTTATTTCTCACCATCTGCTGCGTTCTTCAGTAAAAATCATCAACCCCCTTCTACTCTTTCTGCTTTCGCCACTTGTCCCCTACTTTCTTGCTTTCCTACCCCTTTTAAGAGATTTCCCCACCTCCACATTTTTCTCTATTTTGTATAAcatattgtttaattttaccTATTCATGTCACTAATTTAATTGGCACTGCCTTGGTGCAGAGTGCTTATAAGAGGACTACCATCCTGCATGCCCAGCAAGTGTTTGATGAATTGTCCGACTCAAAATTGAGATTCTTCTTTCTAAATTCTTGCTTCTCTTTTTGATTTTGGGTGTTGGGTTGGAGAAAATGAGCTACGCTGGAATCGGTATTAGTCCTGGGAATGTCCCTGTGTATCATGGCTCCAATTTGAAGGTCTTTGATAAGAGGGTGAGGGTGGTTGAATTGGTGTTGAGGTTTGTGATTTGTGGCCTTGGTGTTCTTGCTGCTGTTCTTGTGGGGACTGATACTGAAGTTAGAACTATATTTGCCATTCGAAAGAGGGCCAAATTCACAGACATGAAAGCTCTTGTGTATTCTCTCATTCTCTCTCTGCGTTTGTTTGAATCTTGTTATTGCGTATTTTGTTTCTTTAGCGGGTCGGATTTTGGTCCTACCTATTAACTACTACTTGGTCTTTCTCTCTTTTATCCTGTTTcatggtttggtttggtttggttttacaaattaaaatattgGTAGACTCAAGGCTTAATTAAACAAGATTAAAATGATGGGCTGTAACGTACATATTATTTTCACTCCTTTTACTCGTAGGCTAGAAAAGTTGGCACGCAATTCATTACAGAGGTTACCTCTTAGTATTGACACAAGCTTCTCTGATGCTATCATATACCGCAGGTTTTTAGTGGTAGCAAATGCTGTAGCAGCGGCTTACTCTTTGGTGCAAGGATTACGATGTGTGGTGTGCATGCTGAGGGGAAAAGTGCTCTTCAGCAAGCCTTTAGCTTGGATCATTTTCTCTGGCGATCAGGTAAATTTTAGATCTGGGAGATTCCCTCTAAAAATCCAAATTTCTTAGCCCCTTTTCTATTTTTACTGAGATAAATAGATGACCATATTACACTAGGAAATTGTTCTTTATATGCTTTTtgcttccttttttttttctctcttgcTACGGGTAATATCTGATTCTGGCCGTGAATAAATGGATTTATGACTTTGGTTGGTATTGTCTGAGGATTCTATTATCATAATCTAAAGAACAAAGCACTTGTTGTATGGCTAAAGTAATAAATGCAAGTTCCATTTGAAATTTAGTTCTACCAACCTCTGTCCAAAAAGTTTATGTAGCCTACAATAAGTATTCTTCTGGACTTCAGTATCTTCTTATCTTCCTATCTTGCTTTCTGTCCATACAATTTTACatattatattttagttttggttaaaTCAAAATTCCTTTTTTTCTATCTCCATATCCTTTAAACTTAAGCTCAACGGTATTTACTGTAGTTCTTGACTCCTCATAGCTGCAGAAGTTCCATTATTGCCCCTATTATTCAATTAAACTTATCCCACAGCCTTGTTTTTACTTAAAAGTATCATAGATTAATTGTTGTTATTTGTTGTTGACTCCAAAAGGAGAGAAATTTATTGCGGATTATAGTGGCACTGCAGAATCAGATTATTTCTAGtcttaaaattttctttttgaatgtaaAGAATTAAAACTCTGCGCAAATACTTGTTTATTAACCGATATTAACTTGTTAGACCCCACGTTAATATAATACTTGAAGTTTACCTATGTCATATTCATTAATAATAACTTATTGCCATGAAGAGTGGTCCAGATTCTAGACAAAGGATTGTCCACATTCTAAACCACTTACAAATTTTGTAACTGAACAATTTGTTTGTGTCTATTGGTCTCTACATTTTCGatgttttttcttaaatttaaaaagtcTGATTGATTCCTGAGCTTCAATTTTGTGTCCATGACCTCTTATCCATCATTTCCTAAAATTCAAACATGCCGGACACAATTTTTAAGTTTGAGATCCTCCTaggagtgaaattcaattttaaatcgAATGGAtcacttaaattttaaaagttttgaaaatttcaggATATCTTCGAcacaatattaaaattttgttataaacATTTTAGATACATTTTTTAAGAGAGTTTTTAGCAAGTAAGAGAAGAGAATGTTGAAGTTTAATAAGTAGTGTTAGTGGTGTAGATCATGGCGTATGTGACAGTGGCAGCAGTGGCATCGGCAGCCCAGTCAGCAGTGTTCGGGAAGCTGGGGCAGCCTGAGTTGCAATGGATGAAAATATGCGATCTGTACAAGAAGTTCTGCAACCAAGTAGGGGAGGGACTTGCAAGCGCAGTGGTGGTCAGCTTGAGCATGGTGGTTCTATCTTGCATTTCAGCCTCCAGTCTCTTCCGCCTCTACAATGGAGGCAAGAACAAGAGCAACTCAAGATGGTAAGTCTTTAGAGTTCATAAGAAAACATTCCAACCTCCATAGCCCGATCGCCAATCTGAGCTTTCTATGAGGAAATGTTGGgattttctaaaagaaatgtATGTTAAAAGTGTTCAATTCTCTTGAAAAACAATGGTACATCCTTCTTCAGTAATAAATTTACAAGTTGAGGCATAAACttgtatttatgaaaattttgtcCTTTTACTTCAAAAAGTGCATGTAGCTGAAGATAAATGTGGCTCAAAATCAAGGATTGTTCAATGCATATTGGGTGTGTACtaaataaaagagagagaaatccaGTTTGGAAACGCAATTAGAATAGACGAATTTAAACCTGCTGGTGTAGAAGCCAAAGTAGGAGTAGAGCTAAGTAAGAAACTTAGATTTAAGAATGATTAATGTAAAGTTTTGAATTGATGGATCCTCTCGAGCACACCAATGCACCATTTGGTTATAAGATGTTGACTAGGCAGTTCTAGATAGGGATTTAATTACCCCTAAGCATTGAATGATAGACAGAGAGTCTGAAAGGGCCATAATATCAGTGAGAGCTCTTCTACACCCAAATGCACTTCAACATCAACAGCCACTAAGTAATGAACCTCACTTAAAGGTACTAATTAATGCTGCGTTTGGCTTTAGAAATGATTTATTTGAAATCATTTTAAATGGAAGTGAATTGAAATTACAAATTTCTTGTTTGAATATCCAcaagaaatggaaaaagaaaaaatgtaagCAAGGCCAATTTTACTCTTACGTTGTAATAGCTTATTTTAATAGTTATTCATTATtttaataacaaataaaattgcgtataataataaaaaagataatttaCCATTTCCAAGAAATATGTTATagcttataaatattttaatatatttagttTTAGAATGTTAACTTATTcgattaatatttaaaatttgcAAACGTtgttaaatgaaaaattaagaaaaaaaaaaaatcaaaagcagataaagaaaaaagaaaaacattaatagtttagttttaCTTGATTTGTTCGCATGCAAACataaaacaaactaaaataaagaaaagaaaaaaagaaaaaagaggagaaAGAATGAATAGAGTTCCCATAGATGTAGAAAGACTGGAGGACGCTATCACCCtgttttacaaaaatttatctTAACCTAAATTTTGTTTTACAAAAATCATCTTTACCTGAAATTGAATACATAACCTATTATAAGAAAACGAAACTTGGTGATTGGACTCATGACCAATAAAATTACTCtaataattagaccaaaatTTTGAACCTCCAACAAGTATTCTAATAATTAGACCAACAAAATTACTCTAATAATTAGACCAAACTTACTTAGCATAACTAAGTTTTCAATCCAAAAGCCTAACAAGTAAGGATATCAATTTCCGCCCAAACCGGAGGTGTTGTTCAAGGCCCTCTACAAACATCATTAAACATTGCAATAAAATCAACCATTTCTTGTGCAATAATAACATAAAACATATCAGGAAAAGAGACTATAGTCTTTGTATTTATTATTCATCGATGCTATGTCAATTCTAGAgcaatctctttttttttccaatcaaAATAGCCTAAATTGTTGTATGATATTACATAATGAGCCTTTTTTTTCTAATCTATTACAAAAAGTCCTAAATGGCTAccattttttacaaaaaaaaaaaattgacgaATTTATGAATGgatatatatacactaaataACATAATCGATATATCATATTTTTTGAAAACTGTATATcaacatatatttataaattgtatatattgaatggtatatatctaaatgcaatattacggaatcaaaatttaaaacgtTTTAGAAAATCTACAATATAATGGAGCAAGGAAAAATATGAGGAACTGAAGAAAACAACTAACCGAAAGTACgagaataacaaaaaaaaaaaactgagaATCAACGAAGAACGAAACCGTAATCGATGATGGAGGAAATAAGGTTACGTGTAAGGAAACTGGATGTATCAGAATTGAAAGAATGTTATGATTTTTCGATGACAGAATCGGGCTTACTTGAAGAAACATATGATATTCTATGGTTACTGGAtgtctatatatatgtattaggGTAAATAAGGAGGGGTATATatctataaaaaaaacataacacaCAGATCATATTCGTCAATTATTGTATGTCAATTTATGTATACtattgtatatatgaaggggtatatatttaaaaaataatagaacACACATATTATATTAATCGGTTATTGTATCTCAATTTATATgcattattgtatatatgaagggGTTTATATAAACTAATTCACGTAACAGACAGTTAAAATTCTTTGAGCATTGTATGTAATAAATATATgtattgttatatatatgaaattgtatacattttaagaaaatgatGATTTAATGGAGTACAGAAAAATATAATGAATTAAGAAAGATAATTAATCGGATGCACGAGGAAAACGAAAGGACGAAATAAATTGAGATTCTATAAATAATGGAATCGAAATCGATGAAGTACGAAATATAAGTAGATGAAGAATGAAACTAGATGGAATTGGTAAAAAGATTCAATAACTTTCTGATGGAGAATACACCAAACTTGGTGTGGAAATTAGATGAATTGCAAATGACAGATGTAACAGAAAAGAATGACTGTTGACGATTAAGATGATGATGTAAGAATTATGCAACTAATGAATAActaataaagataaatttaaaaattatttatatattcaaTGGCATATTATTTGacgataatttaaaataaattatataaaataacattttttcgttgataataattaagaaaattataatttattatgataaatataatataaataaggAAAAATATACTTCTAGGTACGAAATTTCATGATCAAATTATGTCTTTTTTCAGATCTTTCATCT comes from Cucumis melo cultivar AY chromosome 12, USDA_Cmelo_AY_1.0, whole genome shotgun sequence and encodes:
- the LOC103501714 gene encoding CASP-like protein 2B1; amino-acid sequence: MSYAGIGISPGNVPVYHGSNLKVFDKRVRVVELVLRFVICGLGVLAAVLVGTDTEVRTIFAIRKRAKFTDMKALVFLVVANAVAAAYSLVQGLRCVVCMLRGKVLFSKPLAWIIFSGDQIMAYVTVAAVASAAQSAVFGKLGQPELQWMKICDLYKKFCNQVGEGLASAVVVSLSMVVLSCISASSLFRLYNGGKNKSNSRW